One Arachis hypogaea cultivar Tifrunner chromosome 18, arahy.Tifrunner.gnm2.J5K5, whole genome shotgun sequence genomic window, ttttttttattttgtcttgaatgttttttatttatgtcaaaattatttctgaaaattttttaattttgtccctaacattttacATGGAGATAACATCTAgggttaattttgatataaattaaaacgctaaagataattttgaaaaaaatcgcaaacgttagagacaaaataaaaatatactttaccctaatattattattattattattatttcaaaatttgtatTCAAATAATATAACGACAGGATATTATCAAAGTTTTGCTTGTTCATAATCTTACCAAATGGGTAGTTAAGATCTACTTTTGAgtgaaattaaacaaataataattagaGCATGGATCGATATTATTAGTGGGGTCTTCAAAGTCTTGAGAGTaatacaaaattcaaattaagtaGGGCTTATTATTAAGCACGGCAGAAAGAAAAAGACGGCAATATATAGAGTTTTATATATTCATTCATGATATTATGATGGtacaatgaatgaatgaatgaatgtaatAATGCATATCTATCTTTTTTCCAAGGGAATATTTGCGATGCAATATCCAAAAGCATTGGAACCATTCGATGTGACCAACCATTATTGGACCAGCCACCCTCCAAATACTCTTGACTCTTGCAGTACAAAATTCtagattttcattttttttttaatctcaatCATGCTATATTTGGTTTTCAAACATGAATAGGAACTCTAAAATTAACCATCAATTTATTACAGTATAAAGATATATATTtggtattgaaaaaaaattaattatgttattttGGTGACTGTtataataaaaacatttaattatctattatatcatatttaattattatgttgTGAAAATATGTgaattattttaatgattaattatttcGTAAAAACAACCTGtaaaataatatgtataaatatattcaAATACTTGATAATTATTTTGGTAGTAGATTTTTAATGTTcatgaaatattattattttttttttggtagtcGACTTTTACTCTAGTTAGGTATTGATGAATATGTATACTTTTCTAGAAATAGGTTTAACTTGTACTAAGGATAGTAGGATACTATTCCTTAGACTATGGAGTCTCTGGCAGACGTGTTtgatttgttgagtttattttagatttaattattttgtaggtTTTATAATTTGATCAaacttatttttaattagatatttatggtttaaaaatttataattaaggctttatattagataaaaaattgtaaattttttttaataattatattttgtattttgtttttttgtttaataaaattttaaaaatagaaaataaaaaacaaacaacacaatagAAATTAAGTGtgtttaattataattatgttaagtatatattaaaattagttactaatataaaataaatattaaatatatatatatatatatatatatataatgatttatagttaattttttatatgtacaTAATTCGTAAAAGTATAATACACGAGAAATATATTGTCAATTCGCAAGGGATATAttatcaaatttcaatattttttgttttttggagtCAGGgtgagaaattaaaaattttgtaacatCATAGATAGATAACACTTTCAGTATCAAAGTATGGTTTAAGATCACCCTAACTCTATTTTCAATATCCTGTTAAACATACACCATTCTATTTTCAATATGGAGTAAAGTATCAACTCGATTCTTGTTCATTTTTCAAAATGACAAGATGATCCTTAACCAAAAATACGTTCTATTACGGTCTCTGATTCTGTATTTCGTCTGTCAACCCGgtttttctgttagttttttgGCGAAAATTCGACGGAAATTGCTGACGTATCAGGTTAAAAAATGGACAGAAATCTagttgtctctaaatttaaatttgttagGAGTTTATTTGTCCGTATTAttctttaaacaatattttttaattattttttattcattatattaatgttctttttttaataaataagtacaaactaattaataaattattcaaatttaaaaatatcatttattatgaaaccaaataaataatttttaaatataattttaaatatataaataataaacattaaaatttagttaatacattaataataataatcctacgatatactattagtattatgatctagctaatttttacaataaagtgaaaactaatgaacacattatttaatatatagtaaaattttttttactaataacaaatttaatttttatctctttaaactaaattaataattctatttgatatctttACACTAAAATATACTATGAGTAGGCtattaatactaaatgaaataaaatataatagagttattaatttagtttaaagagataaaaaattaaatttgttactagtaaaaaaaagtttactatatatcaaataatgtgttcattagttataatactaatagtatatcatagggttattattattaatgtattaactgaattttaatgtttattatttatatatttaaaatttatttatttggtttcataataaatgatatttttaaatttgaataacttattaattagtttgtacttttttattaaaaaaagaatattaatataatgaataaaaatataattaaaaatattgtttaaagaataataaggataaataaacccctaaccaatttaaatttagaaacaATTAGATCCCTGTCTATTTTTTAACCTGACACGTTAGCAATTTCCGTTAAGTTTTTGCCGGAAAACTGACAGAAGGACCGAGTTGACAGACGGAGTACAGGGTCAGGGACCGTAATGAAACGTGTTTTTGGTTAAGGATCGTCTTGTCATTTTGAGAAATGGACAGGAACCgggttggtatttttttttttttggtttcccacggtatcccccaacccgacaggtcaaggactaatccgtcgcggtactgagctccatttaagggtttgccgctggccaataggttgctgcatgcacaaggcgaccGGGTTGGTATTTTACTCTCCAATATGTGGGTGTTTCACACACTGGTCTGCtgtcaaaaaaataattaaaaaaaaaaggaaaaggaaagaaagaagaaatccCGTACAGTTAGACATTTAATGGGCCAAGAATATTCTTATGGAGTGGGTTTGATTTTGGGCTTTtaccaatgtaaaaaaaaatactgaaaaaattatgaaaaataaaaccaAAAGAAATTAGATAAAAGACACCTCTTTCTGGTCAAGATGTCCAAATCCATCTAAacgattataaaaaaaaaaaaaaaaacataaagttGCAACATTATATAGGTGAATGATTCGGTGGTCCTCACTTGTTTTTTCACCAATTGTGGTGAAAACTTAAATCAACGGTTAGATCATTATTAAATTTGATCCAACGGTGGGTTATATTTTGTCaattataatcaatttttttttttgcaattaatGGTATATGAACTACGGCCCAATAGAATTtgttattttcataaaaaaatttgctGAATCCTAAATTTCACCCAcacaaaattaaatttcataattttcaacTAGTTAAACACACAATTATCTCCCTtcgtcaacatcaacatcaacatcattatcttcttcttcaccacTTTAATATTAGTTCTGTTGATGTTCAACTATACATCTCCTAAGTTTCATATTTTACACCCTTACAAGCttatttctttatcaaatttACGGTGTATATCTTATCTCTCAATCTCTGCGAGGAAGCAATCTGAATCTCAATGTCTAATGAGGTAGGTTTTTCATCAATCTGAAACCCTAAGTCACACTCTTAGGATTAATTTTGATAGATTTCTTGCATCATGCCATCAAATGCCTAGTCTAAATTAATTTGTTCATGTAGGATTATGTAGATGAAACCAATAATGTTGACGGGTTTTACGGAAATTTGGAGAATCCCTTGAGAAACGGTAATGAGCTCCTGGACGACGATATCTTCATGGATGCTAACTTGGCAAATGCAGAAGTTGGTGCTTCTGAACCCAATGAAGGTGCCCATTTTGATCAATTGGATGAATCTTATAAGATTGATGGGTGGGAGGACATAGGAAAGACTGAGTTCTTGAATATTGTAGATGTTGATATAAAAAGATATCATTTCAGTGATCTAGGAGTGGCTTTTGATTTCTACAATGCATTTGCCAAGTCAAGGGGATTTAGTGGTCGAAAAAGTAAGACGCGAAAGCACAATGGGATAATCAATCGACAGAATTTTGTTTGTTGTCGCGAGGGCTTCCGACAAAAAAAGCCAGATAATATGCATACCAGAAAACAAGAGCCTAGAGCTGAAACTAGATGTGGCTGTAAGGCAAAGGTTCAGGTGTCGTTTGACGCTGTTAGTGGTCGCTGGATTGTTTCAAAATTTTCTGATTTGCATAATCACGACCTTCTTCCTCCAATTTTTACTGCAATGCTTCCTGGTCACAGGAAAATACCTGCTGCAGACATTGAGCAAATAAATATAATGAGGAAGGGTGGATTAGGCACTGCACATATTTTTGCAGCACTCTCAAGCCAATCTGGTGGTCACCACAATGTTCCCTTTTTGCCCAGGGACTTGTACAATCAAGTCGCACAACAACGTCGACGGTTGAAGGGTGATGCTAGTGCGGCTCTTCAATTTTTGAGGAAGATGAAGTCCATTGATCCTGTCATGGTTATAAGATATGAGGTTGATAGGTTTCACTCgataaagaatttattttggtgtgATGGAATAAGCCAAATGGATTATCAATTGTTTGGTGATGTATTGGCTTTTGACGCTACTTACAAGAAGAACAAATATCATTGTCCGCTTGTCGTTTTTTCGGGTGTTAATAACCATAACCGCACAGTTGTCTTTGCAGCCGCTCTTGTGTGTGATGAGTCGGAGCAAACATATATTTGGTTGTTAAAAAGTTTGCTGGAAGCAATGAAGGGGAAGGCCCCAATTTCAGTTATCACAGATGGTGCCCTTTCAATGAAAAATGCAATCGAAAAAGTTTTTCCTAATGCACATCATCGCCTATGTGCTTGGCACCTTATTCGCAATGCCACGAGTAATGTAGGTAATCCTAGGTTCACATCGCAGTTTAAGAAGTGCATGCTGGGTGATTACGAGGTTGGTGTATTCCGTAGTAAGTGGGATCGGATGGTTGAAGAGTTTGATGTGCAAGACAAGCAATGGATAATTGATATGTATGATAACCGTCATAGTTGGGCAACAGCACATATCCGTGGGAAGTTCTTTGCTGGGTTTAGGACCACTTCTCGATGTGAGGGGTTGCACTCAGTTATTGCAAAGTATGTCAAGTCCAGGTATAATTTAAGAGATTTTGTAGAGCACTTTGATAGATGTGTTGCCTACATTCGTTTCAAAGATAGTCTAGCAGACTTTGAATGTGCACATGGAGTACCTGTGATGCAAACTCATTTATTGTCATTGGAGAAGTCTGCAGCTAATTTATATACAAGAGAGGTATTTTTTCTATTTCGCCCTATTATTATAAGGTCTGGTTCAATGAAAGTGTTAGATTGCATTGATGTTGGTTCTTATATGTTATACACGGTGGTTAAGTATGGTAGTCCTAACGATACATGGCAAGTATCTTTCTGTGATTTACCAATGGAGTTTACTTGCTCCTGTATGAGGATGGAGTCATTTGGCATTCCTTGCGAACACATTCTATCTGTTTTAGTTACACTTGACATTTGTGAATTGCCAAAATGTTTAGTTCTAGATAGGTGGACCAAAAATGTGAAACAACAAATACAAGATACAAGGGGGTTCACTTGGGATTGCTTAAAGTCTACCCAATACTGGTGTTTGATGGACTGGTTTAGATTGGTGGCTACACTATCAGCAGGTAAAGATGATAGGTTCAGGAGCATGAGGGATTGGGCAATAAACACAGTGGATAAAATGAAAGCTGATGATATTGCTAGTACAATTGCTTCTAGTAGTGCAATTCCTGCCACTCATACAGATCCTCGTGACCCCCCAATTCGTAGAAGAGCTAAGGATCGTGCCGGACAACGGTGTAGTATATGCCGGGAGCTCGGACATAACAAAACTACATGTCCAGATCGGAGTAAGTATGATAGGGATTCACATGAACGGCATAGTCTACCTACAGATGATGATGCATATGAGGCTATGTGGGATGAGGAAGAAGACTTCATTTACGAGGAAGATGAAGGTGAATGTGCGGTAAATTCTAGTTCTGAATCTAGCAGAGATCAAGTGAGACATTTCTCaactttgatattttatttacTGGCTACTTTGGGATTTTTCATGTGTTGCTCATAAATTTTGTGTTATTTCAGGATATGGAGATAGATGACTCTAattatgaatttggaaatgaggaCGATGGAGTCAATGAAATTAATTAGtcctatattatttttgtttcatttaatttgtaatgTGTATTACGTATTATTTACTTGTTCCAGCTCAAATTACCTTTGATTTAACCTTTAgtttttttgtctttttgaaaTATGGATATCTTCTATTTAAATACAACACAAATGTGGAAAACTAATCCTGTCTAATTTGGTGTATATTGGGTTTAagttctaacttttaattatgtcTAATTGATTTTGTGTAGTTACTGATTACCAATTTTAGGCTACATTGATGAAAGATGAAAGATGAAAGCTGGGAATAAATATGGTGTTTATGTTAAAATTTGAGGGATTTTTTCATCTTGTCTTTTGTTTTGGGTAATAGTGTTTCATAAGTCTGAATGCTTGGATCTTATATTACTCTTCATATAATAACAAGGATATTCAAATTCATGCACTAGTAATGTTATGTAATTTAGTTGGTGGTAGATCATACAATGGCAAAACTCAATCCTTTTAACTTCAATTCATTCATTAGTTATGCTATGCAAGTTAGTTAGTGATAGATCATACAAAGACAACAATGGACTCTTTTAAATCCATTATTCTAAGTTGTCTACTATTTTGTGattatatttctattttaaagTGCTACTTTTTCACTAGTGTGAGACACAAGAGACTTACAAAAATACATCCTATTAGTAAAAAATAGtcactcaatttttttaattcatcttAATTTTTGAGAAATTGGgatgagttaattattttatcaCACATTGAAGTCtctaaaaatagaagaaaataatgtAAAATAGTCCTTTGTTATCCTCTATCATCATCTTTGTGACTATTTCTATGACAGGtttctttttatgttaataaCATAGTGCTTTAAACTATGTGCTCTCATTTCATTGTTCTTTAATGATGagaagatttttagttattagttcaattctaatattttttgcaCCTTGCAGCAAGATTGCTATGTGCATCAGTTTAATTCAATGTGAAAatgagtaaaaaataatttaaatatgattaaaatagtttaaatCATAAGCATGGATAATTATCTTATCCATAAGCAAAATAAACATTTTGGAACTTAAATTCAAATATCCAAGTTAATAACCATATGATAGAAATATTTTTGCACTCAAATTCAAATATCTAGTTAATTTTTTGCCACAACCGCATTCCACCATCGATCTGTGCTTATT contains:
- the LOC112770590 gene encoding protein FAR1-RELATED SEQUENCE 5-like, which codes for MSNEDYVDETNNVDGFYGNLENPLRNGNELLDDDIFMDANLANAEVGASEPNEGAHFDQLDESYKIDGWEDIGKTEFLNIVDVDIKRYHFSDLGVAFDFYNAFAKSRGFSGRKSKTRKHNGIINRQNFVCCREGFRQKKPDNMHTRKQEPRAETRCGCKAKVQVSFDAVSGRWIVSKFSDLHNHDLLPPIFTAMLPGHRKIPAADIEQINIMRKGGLGTAHIFAALSSQSGGHHNVPFLPRDLYNQVAQQRRRLKGDASAALQFLRKMKSIDPVMVIRYEVDRFHSIKNLFWCDGISQMDYQLFGDVLAFDATYKKNKYHCPLVVFSGVNNHNRTVVFAAALVCDESEQTYIWLLKSLLEAMKGKAPISVITDGALSMKNAIEKVFPNAHHRLCAWHLIRNATSNVGNPRFTSQFKKCMLGDYEVGVFRSKWDRMVEEFDVQDKQWIIDMYDNRHSWATAHIRGKFFAGFRTTSRCEGLHSVIAKYVKSRYNLRDFVEHFDRCVAYIRFKDSLADFECAHGVPVMQTHLLSLEKSAANLYTREVFFLFRPIIIRSGSMKVLDCIDVGSYMLYTVVKYGSPNDTWQVSFCDLPMEFTCSCMRMESFGIPCEHILSVLVTLDICELPKCLVLDRWTKNVKQQIQDTRGFTWDCLKSTQYWCLMDWFRLVATLSAGKDDRFRSMRDWAINTVDKMKADDIASTIASSSAIPATHTDPRDPPIRRRAKDRAGQRCSICRELGHNKTTCPDRSKYDRDSHERHSLPTDDDAYEAMWDEEEDFIYEEDEGECAVNSSSESSRDQDMEIDDSNYEFGNEDDGVNEIN